From a region of the Pseudanabaena sp. ABRG5-3 genome:
- a CDS encoding PAS domain S-box protein produces MGMHLGLELLATSIQQLHELENIAALPATSSIEIEEKNLSFNNVVNVLQSSLTELENSYRSLAGELERYRELFDFAPDGYFVTDANGDITAANRAATLMFGSQPIGKNLENFVYPSYKEQFQRLIGQLQRGQNIKSLDFRMQFPTGQPFDASFTIISIRSLDGKVIGMRWWIQDMTQRKQESEKMQQSHQRLEIRVAEMNAKLNLMDRQVRVEREEQRRISRNLARNEAKLRAMMQHSSDIVNILDIDTTIHYCSPAIFKTLGYTPEDVMDKKFIKFIHPEDLPIFQDFLAQSVDSLSVSTPIVMRYQHINGDWVYLESVCCNLLQDANVQGLVINSRDITERKRTESALQESNLRLDAIASSMPATIYRLAMKPDGTIVIPFINDGLIDLIGIAPRYAISNPYQLLDFIHPEDFDQFKALIQAGFDKLATFRHEFRIITLSGEVKWVQNITRYYRTDSGDVLADGVCIDISERGEAESSLQRTNELLRAVIKAVPVAIDIVSPEGKILLCNAAAEKLFSLNTIATLGYPFQSNSDSQVMGLQAAILDTLAGKPLDRVKMDIEIRDGSWISISMSTVLVHDAEGKIIGVLRIIEELGDHLSHILSNGLHFEPSTTSAIVASGTEAIANFASPPVPNLANTLINQYQIGQRNFAGLNLRGAYLVEAELSQVDFSGAALNGSNCSQANLQHANLRGADLRGANLQHADLKWADLRGADLRGADLRNADISGTITDESNFLGALLSV; encoded by the coding sequence ATGGGAATGCACCTTGGTCTCGAATTGCTTGCAACCTCGATTCAGCAACTGCATGAGCTAGAGAATATTGCAGCATTACCCGCAACATCTTCTATCGAAATTGAGGAAAAAAATCTTTCTTTTAACAATGTCGTTAACGTTCTGCAATCTAGCTTAACAGAACTAGAAAATTCCTATCGATCGCTTGCAGGAGAATTAGAGCGCTACCGTGAACTCTTTGACTTTGCCCCTGACGGCTATTTTGTCACCGATGCTAATGGTGATATTACAGCCGCTAACCGTGCGGCAACCCTGATGTTTGGTTCGCAACCGATTGGCAAAAACTTAGAAAACTTCGTTTATCCTTCCTATAAAGAGCAATTCCAACGCCTGATTGGACAGTTGCAAAGAGGACAAAATATTAAAAGCTTGGACTTTCGGATGCAGTTTCCGACAGGTCAGCCCTTTGATGCCAGCTTTACGATTATTAGCATTCGCTCTCTCGATGGCAAAGTGATTGGAATGCGTTGGTGGATTCAAGACATGACCCAACGCAAACAAGAATCGGAAAAGATGCAGCAATCACATCAGCGTCTAGAGATTCGGGTTGCAGAAATGAATGCCAAACTCAACCTGATGGATCGCCAAGTTCGGGTAGAGAGAGAAGAACAACGGCGTATTTCTCGCAATCTTGCCCGTAATGAAGCAAAACTGCGAGCCATGATGCAGCATTCTTCAGATATCGTGAATATTCTTGATATTGATACAACAATTCACTACTGTAGTCCTGCTATCTTTAAAACCTTAGGATATACACCTGAAGATGTGATGGACAAGAAATTCATCAAATTCATCCATCCTGAAGACCTGCCAATTTTTCAAGATTTTTTAGCCCAATCGGTTGATTCTCTATCTGTATCTACACCAATTGTGATGCGCTATCAGCATATTAATGGTGATTGGGTTTATCTAGAGTCAGTTTGCTGTAATCTTTTGCAGGATGCAAATGTGCAGGGATTAGTAATTAACTCCCGTGATATTACAGAACGAAAGCGTACAGAGTCGGCATTGCAAGAAAGTAATCTGCGATTAGATGCGATCGCTTCGAGTATGCCTGCAACTATCTATCGTCTAGCGATGAAACCTGATGGAACTATTGTGATTCCATTTATTAATGATGGCTTAATCGATCTGATTGGCATTGCACCTCGATATGCAATTTCTAATCCCTATCAACTGCTCGATTTTATCCATCCTGAAGACTTCGATCAATTTAAAGCTCTGATTCAGGCAGGTTTTGATAAACTAGCGACCTTCCGCCATGAATTTCGGATTATTACGCTCTCTGGTGAAGTAAAGTGGGTGCAAAATATCACACGCTATTATCGTACAGACTCAGGGGATGTGCTGGCGGATGGCGTATGTATTGATATTAGTGAAAGAGGTGAAGCGGAATCGAGCTTGCAACGTACTAATGAACTATTGAGAGCGGTAATTAAGGCCGTGCCTGTGGCGATCGATATTGTGAGTCCTGAGGGGAAAATATTGTTATGTAATGCGGCGGCTGAAAAGCTCTTTTCATTAAATACGATCGCTACTTTAGGTTATCCTTTTCAAAGTAATTCTGACTCTCAGGTGATGGGATTACAAGCCGCGATCCTTGATACCTTGGCTGGTAAACCCTTAGATCGGGTGAAAATGGATATTGAGATCCGTGATGGTAGTTGGATCAGCATTAGTATGTCCACTGTCCTCGTCCATGATGCTGAGGGCAAGATTATTGGGGTATTACGGATTATTGAAGAATTAGGCGATCACCTCTCTCACATTTTATCGAATGGATTGCATTTTGAGCCATCGACAACATCTGCAATAGTGGCATCAGGAACCGAGGCGATCGCAAATTTTGCCTCGCCCCCTGTTCCAAACCTTGCTAATACCTTGATCAATCAATATCAAATTGGACAGCGTAACTTTGCAGGTTTGAACTTGCGCGGTGCTTATCTTGTTGAAGCCGAATTGTCGCAGGTAGATTTTAGTGGTGCGGCTCTCAATGGCAGCAATTGCAGTCAGGCAAATCTCCAACATGCCAATCTGCGTGGGGCAGATCTGCGTGGGGCAAATTTGCAACATGCAGATTTAAAATGGGCAGACTTGCGTGGGGCAGATTTGCGTGGGGCAGATTTACGAAATGCTGATATCTCAGGAACGATTACTGACGAAAGCAACTTTTTAGGGGCGCTTTTATCGGTTTGA
- a CDS encoding ATP-binding protein, with the protein MKKLPSLIKRNLAQKLLIGFGLSLVTIGLGTLWVTYSSLRQDLEKQVQQRAESITRGLEFASEGLIEIKETILLGRIVQNYATLPTVLEVSIVDPDGILIAHSQPFSMSTRYAEMRPSIAADVNQSSQLGKELHLRTTLQGKPVVVEILPFSSLLFGKKGKRGVAIAIMDLNQMEQDTRQSFLSSTLTMAIGTGIILLFLFWLIQQLVLRPLANLNEAIVQSTQTEDFALPALPSDEIGFLGNNFAAVFGQLRAYKQMELEVVELELREKSRYLDAVLLNLQDMKYALDRSAIVAITDIRGEITYVNDKFCEVTKYSREELIGKNHRLLNSGYHPPEFFTEMWQTITSGQDWRSDIRNRTKDGSLYWIDTTIVPLLNLQGLPYQFLAISQDISDRKRAEQEMRLLTERLELNNRELQDFAYVASHDLQEPLRKIQAFGDRLKTTNGDILNDKGKDYLARMLNAANRAQVLINDLLAFSRVTTKAQSFVAINLNEILEGVLSDLEVRIEQTGTTVDFDPLPVIEAEPSQMRQLLQNLISNAIKFRKENVAPIIQIRVSPIHQDDRDAYEIRVIDNGIGLDQKYSDRIFQMFQRLHGRNAYEGTGIGLAICRKIVERHGGMIAVESQIDQGATFIITLPLKQATIEDYD; encoded by the coding sequence GTGAAAAAGCTGCCGTCCCTCATTAAACGAAATTTAGCACAAAAACTGTTGATTGGTTTTGGCTTGTCTCTAGTCACAATTGGGTTAGGGACATTGTGGGTAACTTACTCATCTCTGCGGCAAGATTTGGAGAAACAGGTGCAACAACGTGCCGAATCGATTACACGAGGACTAGAATTTGCCTCTGAGGGATTAATTGAAATTAAGGAAACAATTTTATTAGGGCGGATTGTCCAAAACTATGCCACTCTGCCCACGGTGCTTGAAGTATCTATTGTTGATCCTGATGGGATTTTAATCGCCCATAGCCAGCCCTTTAGCATGAGTACTCGTTATGCTGAGATGCGCCCATCCATCGCGGCGGATGTCAATCAATCCTCACAACTGGGTAAAGAATTACATCTGCGCACCACCTTGCAGGGTAAACCTGTCGTGGTGGAGATTTTACCCTTTAGTAGTTTGCTATTTGGGAAGAAGGGAAAGCGTGGTGTGGCGATCGCCATTATGGATCTCAATCAAATGGAGCAGGATACGAGACAGAGTTTTCTATCTTCTACACTGACGATGGCAATTGGTACGGGTATAATTTTACTCTTTCTTTTTTGGTTGATCCAACAATTAGTATTGCGTCCTTTAGCCAATCTCAACGAAGCGATCGTCCAAAGTACTCAAACCGAAGACTTTGCTCTACCAGCTTTACCCAGCGATGAAATCGGTTTTTTGGGCAATAACTTTGCGGCGGTATTTGGGCAACTCAGAGCTTATAAACAAATGGAGCTAGAGGTTGTAGAGCTTGAGTTACGAGAAAAAAGTCGCTACCTCGATGCCGTATTGCTCAATTTGCAGGACATGAAATATGCCCTCGATCGCAGCGCGATTGTTGCTATCACCGACATTAGAGGTGAAATCACCTATGTAAATGATAAATTCTGTGAAGTTACTAAATATAGCCGTGAAGAGTTAATCGGTAAAAATCATCGCCTTCTCAATTCGGGATATCACCCCCCAGAGTTTTTTACCGAGATGTGGCAAACCATTACCAGTGGTCAAGATTGGCGCTCCGATATCCGCAACCGCACCAAAGATGGTTCACTATATTGGATCGATACCACAATCGTACCATTGCTCAATCTGCAAGGTTTACCCTATCAGTTTTTGGCAATTAGCCAAGACATTAGCGATCGCAAACGTGCAGAGCAGGAAATGCGATTATTGACCGAGCGCTTAGAGCTAAATAACCGAGAGTTGCAGGACTTTGCCTATGTTGCCTCCCATGATTTGCAGGAACCACTCCGCAAAATTCAAGCCTTTGGCGATCGGCTCAAAACCACTAATGGAGATATCCTCAACGACAAAGGCAAAGATTATTTAGCGCGAATGCTCAATGCTGCCAACCGAGCGCAAGTATTGATCAATGATCTATTAGCCTTTTCACGGGTGACGACTAAGGCACAGTCCTTTGTGGCGATTAACCTCAACGAGATCCTCGAAGGCGTACTTTCCGATCTAGAAGTAAGAATCGAGCAAACAGGAACAACCGTAGATTTTGATCCATTGCCCGTGATTGAGGCGGAGCCAAGTCAAATGCGACAACTACTGCAAAATCTAATCAGTAATGCGATCAAGTTTCGGAAGGAAAATGTTGCCCCAATTATCCAGATTCGTGTCAGCCCAATTCACCAAGACGATAGGGATGCTTACGAGATCCGTGTTATTGATAATGGCATCGGACTTGACCAAAAATATAGCGATCGCATTTTTCAGATGTTTCAACGCCTGCATGGACGTAATGCCTATGAAGGTACAGGAATTGGTCTGGCAATTTGTCGAAAAATCGTCGAACGGCATGGTGGTATGATCGCAGTCGAAAGCCAAATCGACCAAGGCGCAACCTTTATCATTACCCTACCCCTCAAACAAGCCACAATAGAAGATTATGACTAA
- a CDS encoding hybrid sensor histidine kinase/response regulator codes for MVRAKCKVLLVDDDEDDYVVTRDFLSEATQFDFQLDWVDNFQLGLQEISKNQHDVYLLDYRLGKENGLELLQEAIKIGCNKPIVLLTGLGDHEIDQQAMKSGASDYLEKGHMLSTILLERAILHAIDRKQFENRQLELMSELATANQELKDFAYIVSHDLKAPLRGIASIATWLEQDYGDRLDSEGHEMLQLLGGRVRRMSDLIDGILQYSRVGRVQEEKSVVNLQDLLMEVIDMIALPVGIEIAIETELPMVFAGKTQMQQVFQNLLSNAVKYMGKPEGKIRLGHTERQGCWEFYISDTGLGIESRHFDKIFQIFQTLTTRDSAESTGVGLAIVKKIIEIYGGKIWVASEYGKGSTFFFTIPRLLDTY; via the coding sequence ATGGTGAGAGCAAAGTGCAAAGTTTTACTAGTAGATGATGACGAGGATGACTATGTTGTTACTCGTGATTTTTTGAGTGAGGCAACACAATTTGACTTCCAACTTGACTGGGTGGATAACTTTCAATTAGGACTGCAAGAGATTAGTAAAAATCAACATGATGTCTATCTGCTCGATTATCGTCTTGGGAAAGAAAATGGTCTAGAACTGTTGCAGGAAGCAATTAAAATCGGATGTAATAAGCCGATTGTATTGCTCACAGGACTTGGTGATCACGAGATTGATCAGCAGGCGATGAAAAGTGGCGCATCGGACTATCTCGAAAAAGGACATATGCTCAGCACAATTTTATTGGAGCGAGCAATTCTCCATGCGATTGACCGCAAACAGTTTGAAAATCGCCAACTCGAACTAATGTCTGAGCTTGCCACGGCTAATCAAGAACTCAAAGACTTTGCCTACATTGTCTCCCATGATCTCAAGGCTCCCCTACGGGGGATTGCTTCCATCGCCACTTGGCTAGAACAGGACTATGGCGATCGCCTTGACTCAGAGGGACATGAGATGTTGCAGCTATTAGGTGGAAGGGTGCGACGGATGAGTGACCTGATCGATGGCATTTTGCAATATTCCCGTGTAGGCAGGGTACAAGAAGAGAAAAGTGTCGTCAATCTCCAAGATTTGCTCATGGAGGTGATTGATATGATTGCTCTGCCCGTTGGTATAGAGATTGCGATCGAAACAGAGTTGCCAATGGTGTTCGCAGGCAAGACGCAAATGCAACAGGTATTTCAAAATTTACTGAGTAATGCTGTCAAGTATATGGGTAAGCCAGAGGGAAAAATTCGGCTTGGTCATACTGAAAGACAGGGCTGCTGGGAATTTTATATTAGCGATACGGGGCTTGGCATTGAATCAAGACATTTTGATAAGATTTTCCAAATTTTTCAAACGCTGACCACCCGTGACTCAGCCGAAAGTACAGGTGTTGGTTTAGCGATCGTCAAAAAGATCATCGAAATTTATGGTGGTAAAATTTGGGTAGCTTCAGAGTATGGTAAAGGTAGCACGTTCTTCTTCACAATACCCAGATTGCTTGATACATACTAA
- a CDS encoding DEAD/DEAH box helicase, giving the protein MSSSAITFPVKKSSVPHKSSDPTASAKGFSALGLSEQIVRAVAARGYTQPTPIQSQAIPVVLSGQDLLAGAQTGTGKTAGFTLPILHLLSNKVVKRSPTGKIPIRALILTPTRELAAQVEESVQTYGRHLPLTSMVIYGGVNINPQINRLRGGVEILVATPGRLLDHVQQGRLDLSKVEILVLDEADRMLDMGFIRDIKRILALLPKQRQNLLFSATFSNEIKAFASTLLNQPVLVEVASQNATADLVTQRIFPVDRDRKRELLTHLIKTNNWYQVLVFTRTKHGADRLVKQLHQDDIVAMAIHGNKSQAARTRALGKFKDGSLQVLVATDIAARGLDISELPHVVNYELPNVPEDYVHRIGRTGRAGLSGEAISLVCVDERKFLADIEKLIKRSLPQEIIDGFDPDPRAKPEPIIMGRQQKHQPRRGQRDSAIAKSTSSAPSKSPNQPQKKQSSRIVAKPVQANRSEHIDSHHNRNR; this is encoded by the coding sequence ATGTCTTCTTCTGCAATTACCTTTCCTGTCAAGAAATCTTCTGTACCCCATAAATCTTCTGACCCAACCGCATCAGCCAAAGGTTTCTCGGCTCTAGGTTTATCTGAGCAAATTGTCCGTGCTGTCGCTGCACGCGGCTATACCCAGCCCACACCAATTCAGTCACAAGCGATCCCCGTTGTTCTCTCAGGGCAAGATTTACTAGCGGGCGCTCAAACGGGTACGGGCAAAACCGCAGGATTTACGCTGCCAATTTTGCATTTACTGTCTAACAAAGTCGTCAAGCGATCGCCGACTGGCAAAATTCCGATCCGCGCTCTAATCCTCACGCCTACCCGTGAACTCGCCGCCCAAGTCGAAGAAAGTGTCCAGACCTATGGCAGACATCTGCCCCTCACCTCGATGGTGATCTATGGTGGTGTGAATATTAATCCTCAAATTAATCGCCTAAGAGGTGGGGTGGAGATTTTAGTTGCAACCCCCGGTCGTCTCTTGGATCATGTGCAGCAAGGACGATTAGACTTGTCCAAGGTCGAAATCTTGGTATTAGATGAAGCTGATCGCATGTTGGACATGGGCTTTATTCGTGATATCAAGCGAATTTTGGCACTATTACCAAAACAACGCCAAAATCTTCTATTTTCGGCAACTTTCTCCAATGAGATTAAAGCCTTTGCCAGTACCTTACTCAATCAACCTGTTCTCGTCGAAGTTGCTAGTCAGAATGCTACTGCTGATTTAGTGACACAGCGAATTTTCCCTGTCGATCGCGATCGCAAGCGTGAGTTACTCACCCATCTGATCAAAACCAATAACTGGTATCAGGTCTTAGTATTTACGCGCACGAAGCATGGAGCCGATCGCCTTGTGAAGCAATTGCACCAAGATGACATTGTGGCGATGGCAATTCATGGCAATAAGAGTCAAGCGGCTCGGACTCGCGCCCTTGGTAAATTTAAGGATGGTAGTTTACAAGTATTAGTCGCCACGGATATCGCTGCACGGGGCTTAGATATTAGCGAACTTCCCCATGTGGTTAACTATGAGTTGCCCAATGTGCCAGAGGACTATGTACACCGCATCGGTCGTACAGGACGTGCTGGCTTATCAGGGGAGGCGATCTCATTGGTTTGTGTCGATGAGCGTAAGTTTCTGGCAGACATCGAGAAGCTCATTAAGCGATCGCTGCCCCAAGAAATCATTGATGGCTTTGATCCTGACCCTCGTGCTAAGCCTGAACCAATCATTATGGGACGACAACAGAAACACCAGCCTCGACGTGGACAAAGGGATAGTGCGATCGCCAAGTCAACGTCATCCGCACCAAGCAAATCACCTAATCAACCACAGAAGAAACAATCTAGTAGAATTGTTGCCAAGCCCGTTCAAGCCAACAGATCCGAGCATATAGATTCTCACCATAATCGCAATCGTTAG
- a CDS encoding response regulator has product MTKKGKAVTILVAEDDEDDRMLMQDALEENRLANDLHFVCDGEELMDYLLHRGQYSDPKAAPRPSLILLDLNMPRKDGREALKEIKSDPALRQIPVVVLTTSKAEEDILRTYDLGVSSFIAKPVIFESMVQIIKALGKYWFEIVELPDKN; this is encoded by the coding sequence ATGACTAAAAAAGGCAAAGCAGTCACAATTTTGGTTGCTGAAGACGATGAAGATGATCGGATGCTGATGCAAGATGCCCTAGAAGAAAATCGCCTTGCAAACGACCTCCATTTTGTTTGTGATGGGGAAGAGCTGATGGATTATTTACTGCATCGTGGGCAATATAGCGATCCCAAAGCTGCCCCACGTCCCAGTTTAATTTTGTTGGATTTGAATATGCCCCGCAAAGATGGCAGGGAAGCATTAAAAGAAATTAAGTCCGATCCCGCACTAAGACAGATTCCTGTGGTGGTGCTGACCACATCAAAGGCCGAGGAGGACATTCTCCGCACTTACGATCTTGGTGTCAGTTCCTTTATTGCCAAGCCCGTGATCTTTGAGTCTATGGTGCAAATTATTAAAGCACTTGGGAAATATTGGTTTGAGATTGTGGAACTGCCCGATAAAAACTAG
- a CDS encoding response regulator, producing the protein MLIPDCNDSLSPLIRVLLVEDDQIDRLAFARIVKQEGLPYDYVAARSLSEAKSILAEHSFDITILDHSLKDGISLELFDLLKAKNCPFIIATGTGDEETAAKLMNEGAYDYLIKDPELKYLKILPATVSKVIARKRSEEQLRILNHAMQSAKDSIYIADLDGKLLFINDSLKQICNLEDKDLIGQTMQILKQPDLKVNISDPCRGKNCAIEAEILIQRANGGSFPALLSESFIQDGEKRIRVGLIRDITDRKAAEIVLAQAKEDAEAATKAKSEFLANMSHEIRTPMNGVMGMTQLLSMTTLTEEQKDLVQTIQYSSDALLTLINDILDLSKIEAGMLELEERAFTLEDNLKSVCNLLNAQAQSKGITLSYQISENVPNTLMGDNARLRQIFLNLVGNAIKFTQQGNIAIAVSSQKDSQGKQELTFAITDTGIGIEHNLLTKLFQPFTQADASISRKYGGTGLGLAICKRLVELMEGTIWVESLGNIGGNPPLNWVSNGNLGQGSAFYFTIFMDAAELPSPFDSPYQKAKLAIATAEKSTLKILVAEDNQVNQKLALFMFKKIGYNIDIASNGLEVLEQLNQKVYDVIFMDIQMPEMDGIATTKIIRLNYNPQPWIVAMTAHAVGEAREDCLEAGMNDYISKPIRIEELTTALLKITQTHAIA; encoded by the coding sequence ATGCTGATCCCAGATTGTAATGACTCACTATCTCCACTGATCAGGGTGCTCCTCGTTGAGGATGATCAGATTGATCGCCTCGCTTTTGCACGAATTGTCAAGCAAGAGGGATTGCCCTATGACTATGTAGCAGCACGTTCTCTCTCCGAAGCCAAGAGTATTTTAGCGGAACATTCCTTTGATATTACCATCCTCGATCATTCCTTAAAGGATGGAATATCACTAGAACTATTTGATCTACTTAAGGCAAAAAACTGCCCGTTTATCATCGCTACGGGGACTGGTGATGAAGAAACTGCCGCCAAGTTAATGAATGAAGGCGCTTATGACTATTTGATTAAAGACCCCGAACTCAAGTACCTCAAAATTTTACCTGCGACTGTATCTAAAGTAATTGCTCGTAAGCGATCAGAGGAGCAGTTGCGAATTCTTAATCATGCGATGCAAAGTGCGAAAGACAGCATTTATATAGCTGACCTAGATGGAAAATTACTGTTTATTAATGACTCTCTTAAACAAATTTGTAACCTTGAGGATAAAGATCTCATAGGACAAACTATGCAGATCTTGAAACAACCAGACCTAAAGGTCAATATAAGCGATCCATGTAGAGGAAAGAACTGTGCGATCGAAGCGGAGATTTTGATACAAAGGGCAAACGGTGGTTCATTCCCTGCCTTACTATCAGAATCCTTTATTCAAGACGGAGAGAAACGGATCAGGGTGGGTTTGATTCGCGATATTACCGATCGCAAGGCTGCTGAGATTGTTTTAGCTCAGGCAAAAGAAGATGCTGAAGCCGCCACCAAAGCCAAGAGTGAGTTTCTTGCGAATATGAGTCATGAAATTCGGACTCCGATGAATGGGGTGATGGGGATGACCCAGTTGCTGTCGATGACGACTTTGACAGAGGAACAAAAGGATTTAGTGCAGACCATTCAATATAGTAGTGATGCTCTGTTGACACTAATTAATGACATCCTCGATCTCTCTAAGATTGAAGCAGGTATGCTAGAGCTAGAAGAACGAGCTTTTACATTAGAAGATAACCTAAAGTCCGTATGTAATCTGCTCAATGCACAGGCTCAGAGTAAAGGGATTACCCTCAGCTATCAAATCAGTGAAAATGTTCCTAATACTTTGATGGGAGATAATGCACGTCTGCGCCAAATCTTTCTTAATCTAGTTGGCAATGCGATTAAATTTACGCAGCAAGGGAACATTGCGATCGCCGTCAGCAGTCAAAAAGATTCGCAGGGCAAACAAGAACTGACATTTGCGATTACGGACACAGGGATTGGGATCGAGCATAATCTCTTAACTAAACTATTTCAACCCTTCACCCAAGCCGATGCTTCGATTAGTCGTAAATATGGTGGTACTGGGCTTGGTTTGGCGATTTGCAAACGCTTAGTGGAATTAATGGAAGGAACAATCTGGGTGGAGAGTCTCGGTAATATTGGGGGCAATCCGCCTTTAAATTGGGTATCAAATGGAAATCTAGGTCAGGGTTCTGCCTTCTACTTCACGATTTTCATGGATGCTGCGGAATTACCATCACCATTTGATTCTCCATACCAAAAGGCAAAATTAGCGATCGCTACTGCTGAGAAATCAACTTTAAAGATCTTAGTGGCGGAGGACAACCAAGTAAATCAAAAATTGGCTCTCTTTATGTTCAAAAAGATTGGTTACAACATTGACATCGCTAGCAATGGATTGGAGGTCTTAGAGCAGCTCAATCAAAAGGTTTATGATGTGATTTTTATGGATATCCAAATGCCTGAGATGGATGGAATTGCGACGACAAAAATCATTCGTCTGAATTACAATCCTCAACCTTGGATTGTTGCGATGACTGCCCATGCTGTGGGTGAGGCGCGGGAAGACTGTTTAGAAGCAGGGATGAATGATTACATTAGTAAGCCAATTCGCATTGAGGAACTCACTACGGCTCTCCTCAAAATTACGCAGACTCATGCGATCGCCTAA
- a CDS encoding ion channel: MGSKRKLHRPLLKLEQRDGVLQVVGGNNWSSYLRDPYHLLLTVPWVGFLAIVVGFDIFLNAVFAVLYLLDGNAIAGMKEVNFSEAFFFSVQTLASIGYGVMNPQTLYANLIVTLESIASLMLFAVITGIAFTRFAKSSSRVMFSHVVTIHNYNGIPTLMFRTANERRNNILEARLRVYLMIDEITAEGQMMRRLHELKLVRDHSPVFLLSWTVMHTIDQTSPLYSMDQETMLRLNAQVLVSLTGVDETIEGTIHARHMYSASQILCDRRFVDVIHMGKDGHRYLDYNYFHETTAL, from the coding sequence ATGGGAAGCAAACGTAAGCTGCATCGACCTTTACTCAAATTAGAACAACGTGATGGCGTTCTCCAAGTTGTTGGTGGTAATAATTGGTCATCCTATTTGCGCGATCCCTATCATCTTTTGTTAACGGTTCCTTGGGTTGGCTTTTTAGCGATCGTGGTCGGATTTGATATCTTTCTTAATGCTGTATTTGCCGTCCTCTATTTACTAGATGGAAATGCGATCGCTGGTATGAAAGAAGTAAATTTTTCGGAGGCTTTTTTCTTTAGTGTGCAAACCCTTGCTTCCATTGGGTATGGAGTGATGAATCCTCAAACTCTTTATGCCAATCTCATTGTCACCCTAGAATCGATCGCCAGCTTAATGTTATTTGCTGTGATTACGGGAATTGCCTTTACGCGATTTGCCAAATCCTCTTCCCGTGTGATGTTTAGTCATGTGGTAACTATTCATAACTACAATGGCATTCCCACACTCATGTTCCGCACTGCCAATGAACGACGTAATAACATTCTAGAAGCGAGGTTAAGAGTTTATTTGATGATTGATGAAATCACGGCAGAGGGGCAAATGATGCGGCGCTTACATGAACTAAAATTAGTTCGCGATCATTCCCCTGTATTTTTGCTCTCATGGACAGTAATGCATACCATTGACCAAACTAGTCCTCTGTACAGTATGGATCAGGAAACAATGTTGCGATTAAATGCTCAAGTTCTGGTTTCGCTGACGGGTGTTGATGAAACGATTGAGGGAACGATTCATGCGCGGCATATGTATTCAGCCTCACAAATTTTATGCGATCGCCGTTTTGTGGATGTAATTCACATGGGCAAGGATGGACATCGCTATCTAGATTACAACTATTTTCATGAGACAACTGCTCTTTAA
- a CDS encoding response regulator translates to MRSCDPILLVEDDLIDIMTLKRGLKEIHVHNPLHVRHDGEAALEFLRDPKEPKPALIFLDLNMPRMNGIEFLQIIKNDPHWRIIPVVVFTTSQEEQDRLASFVLGVAGYIVKPLSYPDFVEHLKVIYQYWSLSESPLSIV, encoded by the coding sequence ATGAGAAGTTGTGACCCAATTTTGTTAGTAGAAGACGATCTCATTGATATCATGACCCTCAAACGTGGGTTAAAAGAAATTCATGTCCATAACCCACTCCATGTGAGACATGATGGTGAAGCTGCCCTAGAGTTTTTACGCGACCCCAAAGAACCTAAACCAGCGCTCATTTTTCTAGATTTGAATATGCCACGGATGAATGGTATTGAATTTCTCCAAATTATTAAAAATGATCCCCATTGGCGGATTATCCCCGTTGTCGTCTTCACAACTTCTCAAGAAGAACAAGATCGCTTAGCAAGTTTTGTCTTAGGTGTAGCAGGATATATTGTCAAACCATTAAGCTACCCTGATTTTGTCGAACATCTGAAGGTAATATATCAATACTGGAGTTTGAGCGAGTCTCCGCTCTCAATTGTATAG